The following are from one region of the Pleurodeles waltl isolate 20211129_DDA chromosome 4_1, aPleWal1.hap1.20221129, whole genome shotgun sequence genome:
- the LOC138286954 gene encoding zinc finger protein 436-like, whose protein sequence is MKSFCQLSDLHRHQQTHTGEKPYDCYECGSSFSRYSSLRIHQRTHTGERPFKCNVCVKSFCQLSHLQRHQQTHTGEKPFKCSECVKRFSQLSNLQCHQRTHNGEKPYHCSERGTSFSRSTHLERHYQTHTGEKPYSCNECFKQFSQLSYLQRHQQTHTGEEPKFCNECSKSFSRLSLLQVHQRTHTGEETYHCNECKKSFCQLSDLQRHLRTHTGKKTYHCNECAKTFSQLSNLQCHQRTHTGEKPYHCNECAKTFSQLSNLQCHQRTHTGEKPYHCSECGLSFSRSAYLVRHYQTHTGEKHTNAVNI, encoded by the coding sequence ATGAAGAGCTTTTGTCAGCTATCAGACCTACacagacatcagcaaacacacacaggggaaaaaccatatgaTTGCtatgaatgtggaagtagttttagtcgTTACTCATCATTGaggattcatcagcgaacacacacaggagaaagacCATTCAAGTGCAATGTATGTGTGAAGAGTTTTTGTCAATTATCACACCtacaaagacatcagcaaacacacactggggaaaaaccattcaagtgcagtgaatgtgtgaagaggtttagtcagttatcaaacctacagtgtcatcagcgaacacacaatggggaaaaaccataccattgcagtgaacgTGGGACCAGCTTTAGTCGGTCAACACACCTTGAGAGACATtatcaaacacacacaggggaaaaaccatacagttGCAATGAATGTTTTAAGCAATTTAGTCAGTTATCATACCtccaaagacatcagcaaacacatacAGGGGAAGAACCAAAATTTTGCAATGAATGTTCAAAGAGCTTTAGTCGGTTATCGCTCCTCCAAGTACATCAGCGAACACATACAGGGGAAGAAACATACCACTGCAATGAATGTAAGAAGAGCTTTTGTCAGTTATCAGATCTACAAAGACATCTTCGAACACACACCGGGAAAAAAacataccattgcaatgaatgtgcaAAGACCTTTAGTCAGTTATCAAACCTACAatgtcatcagcgaacacacactggggaaaaaccataccattgcaatgaatgtgcaAAGACCTTTAGTCAGTTATCAAACCTACAatgtcatcagcgaacacacactggggaaaaaccataccattgtagTGAATGTGGGCTGAGCTTTAGTCGGTCAGCATACCTTGTGAGACATtatcaaacacacacaggggaaaaacataCAAATGCTGTGAATATATGA